In Actinoplanes sp. NBC_00393, a single genomic region encodes these proteins:
- a CDS encoding CPBP family intramembrane glutamic endopeptidase encodes MLIPPPPLTPYHRIARTAAHRWWRPVVGTLFIAVVAVVLTMGIFMAVALAALIAGRPEVDGIPSFGALPDLAMAFASIAVLLPVALLATRWIQRRPAGTLSSVTGRLRWRWLLICFPVAFAAILIFIGGGLGLTAATGEDLGLGAELAGWGPFAVSMLVLLLVVPWQAAAEEYLTRGWLLQGLGVWFRSPWPPIAVQALVFAALHGWGTPWGFADLLLFGVVTGYLTVRTGGLEAAIALHVMNNLVSCVMAAAYGELAVDETAADMPWQMAVVDVPVLLGYAAVILWLARRRQVATLTPPAPVQYPQIGQQVGVARHSETDVLAGS; translated from the coding sequence CCGCCGCCGCTCACCCCGTACCACCGGATCGCCCGGACCGCCGCACACCGCTGGTGGCGGCCGGTCGTCGGAACACTGTTCATCGCCGTCGTCGCGGTCGTGCTGACGATGGGCATCTTCATGGCCGTCGCGCTGGCCGCCCTGATCGCCGGCCGGCCGGAAGTCGACGGGATACCCAGCTTCGGCGCGCTGCCCGACCTGGCCATGGCGTTCGCGAGCATCGCCGTACTGCTGCCGGTGGCGCTGCTCGCGACCCGCTGGATCCAGCGCCGGCCGGCCGGAACCCTGTCGTCGGTGACCGGGCGGCTGCGCTGGCGGTGGCTGCTGATCTGCTTTCCGGTGGCGTTCGCGGCGATCCTGATCTTCATCGGCGGCGGTCTCGGCCTGACCGCGGCCACCGGGGAGGACCTCGGGCTGGGTGCGGAACTGGCCGGCTGGGGACCGTTCGCGGTGTCGATGCTGGTGCTGCTGCTCGTGGTGCCGTGGCAGGCGGCGGCCGAGGAGTACCTGACCCGCGGCTGGCTGCTGCAGGGCCTCGGGGTGTGGTTCCGCTCGCCGTGGCCGCCGATCGCGGTGCAGGCGCTGGTCTTCGCGGCGCTGCACGGATGGGGTACGCCGTGGGGCTTCGCGGACCTGCTGCTGTTCGGCGTGGTGACCGGCTATCTGACCGTGCGCACCGGCGGGCTCGAGGCAGCGATCGCCCTGCACGTGATGAACAACCTGGTCAGCTGTGTGATGGCGGCGGCCTACGGCGAGCTCGCGGTGGACGAGACGGCGGCGGACATGCCGTGGCAGATGGCGGTCGTGGACGTGCCGGTGCTGCTCGGCTACGCCGCGGTGATCCTCTGGCTGGCCCGCCGGCGCCAGGTTGCGACGCTCACCCCGCCCGCGCCGGTGCAATATCCGCAAATCGGCCAGCAGGTCGGGGTGGCGCGGCACAGTGAGACCGACGTCTTAGCCGGGTCTTAG
- a CDS encoding PepSY domain-containing protein, with amino-acid sequence MHAAGGGRAVKVERDTEHGRQVWDVEVQNGSVEHDIDVDVTTGEVLRHKRDDDSDDRRGGDDRSGSDDSDDRSGSDDNGGDRHGGSDDDDDNGGDRHGGRDDDDDDDKGGDRHGDDD; translated from the coding sequence GTGCACGCGGCCGGCGGCGGGCGGGCGGTGAAGGTCGAGCGCGACACCGAGCATGGGCGCCAGGTCTGGGACGTGGAGGTCCAGAACGGCAGCGTCGAGCACGACATCGACGTGGACGTGACGACCGGCGAGGTGCTGCGGCACAAGCGCGACGACGACAGCGACGACCGGCGCGGCGGCGACGACCGCAGCGGCAGCGATGACAGCGACGACCGCAGCGGCAGCGACGACAACGGCGGGGACCGGCACGGCGGCAGCGACGATGACGACGACAACGGCGGCGACCGGCACGGCGGCCGGGACGACGACGATGACGACGACAAGGGCGGCGACCGGCACGGTGACGACGACTGA
- a CDS encoding TetR/AcrR family transcriptional regulator, protein MPSTSRATRDGRPLTFTEQARRAQFVGLTIKVIAEHGYAGCSLQRIADAAGVTKAAVLYHFASKAALVRAAYQEVISQLTAHVGALVEQAAGPAEAVEAYIRGLIGHLAAHPDHVRVIVEALDDDHDTAIPDRPGSPSRWRALAALIDAAKETRAYRRDVDSRVLAIMIGGAIDALIAESRQDSAFDAAAAAGALVDVVRRSAGSS, encoded by the coding sequence ATGCCGAGCACGTCGCGCGCCACCCGGGACGGGCGGCCGCTCACCTTCACCGAGCAGGCCCGCCGTGCCCAGTTCGTCGGGCTGACCATCAAGGTGATCGCCGAACACGGGTACGCGGGCTGCTCCCTGCAGCGCATCGCCGACGCGGCCGGGGTCACCAAGGCTGCGGTGCTCTACCACTTCGCGTCGAAGGCGGCCCTGGTCCGGGCCGCCTATCAGGAGGTGATCTCGCAGCTCACCGCGCATGTCGGTGCGCTGGTCGAGCAGGCTGCGGGGCCGGCGGAGGCGGTCGAGGCGTACATCCGCGGTCTCATCGGCCACCTTGCCGCGCACCCGGACCATGTGCGGGTCATCGTGGAGGCGCTCGACGACGACCACGACACTGCGATCCCGGACCGGCCCGGTTCGCCTTCGCGCTGGCGGGCCTTGGCTGCGCTGATCGACGCGGCCAAGGAGACCCGGGCTTATCGCCGTGACGTCGACTCCCGGGTCCTCGCCATCATGATCGGCGGCGCGATCGACGCTCTGATCGCTGAATCACGGCAGGATTCGGCCTTCGACGCGGCTGCGGCGGCGGGTGCGCTGGTCGATGTGGTGCGGCGCAGCGCTGGGAGCTCATAG
- a CDS encoding alpha/beta fold hydrolase has translation MKTNHPRLMIAGGVITALLLFLAGFLTRGSAPVGHFTSAQGRDHFVSAYEKAMTDLPQPAATLDVRTTYGLVRVYRFTGAAPDAAPLMLLPGWAASAPMWADNLPSLLRLRTVYTVDLLGEPGASIQERPIENHREQADWLHQLLQQLPEKEFHLVGMSFGGWTATNLVVHRPEKVAGLILIDPAVTFADLPLELIVRSLPASVRWLPKSWRDSFNSWTAGGAPVEDTPLADLVESGMRNYAIKRPAPARFETDQLRAIDVPVLVILAGDSVMHDSREAERTASSALRHRTVLTYDGASHAVNGEQPDRIAADVAAFLTPP, from the coding sequence GTGAAGACGAACCATCCCCGCCTGATGATCGCCGGCGGCGTGATCACCGCACTCCTGCTGTTCCTCGCAGGCTTCCTCACCCGTGGCAGCGCTCCGGTCGGCCACTTCACCTCCGCGCAGGGTCGTGACCACTTCGTCTCCGCGTACGAGAAAGCCATGACCGACCTGCCACAACCCGCGGCCACACTGGACGTCCGCACCACCTACGGCCTGGTGCGGGTCTACCGGTTCACCGGCGCGGCGCCGGACGCGGCGCCGCTGATGCTGCTGCCCGGATGGGCAGCGTCCGCACCGATGTGGGCCGACAACCTGCCGTCGCTGCTGCGGCTGCGCACCGTCTACACCGTCGACCTGCTCGGCGAGCCGGGCGCCAGCATCCAGGAACGGCCCATCGAGAACCACCGCGAGCAGGCCGACTGGCTGCACCAACTGCTGCAGCAGCTGCCCGAGAAGGAGTTCCACCTGGTCGGCATGTCCTTCGGCGGCTGGACCGCGACCAACCTGGTCGTGCACCGCCCCGAGAAGGTCGCCGGGCTGATCCTGATCGACCCGGCCGTCACCTTCGCCGACCTGCCCCTCGAGCTGATCGTCCGGTCGCTGCCGGCGTCGGTGCGATGGCTGCCGAAGAGCTGGCGCGACAGTTTCAACAGCTGGACCGCGGGCGGCGCGCCGGTCGAGGACACGCCGCTCGCCGATCTCGTCGAGTCCGGGATGCGCAACTACGCGATCAAGCGCCCGGCCCCGGCCCGGTTCGAGACGGACCAGCTTCGCGCCATCGACGTGCCGGTGCTGGTCATCCTCGCCGGCGACTCCGTCATGCACGACTCGCGGGAGGCCGAGCGAACCGCGTCGTCGGCGCTGCGGCACCGTACGGTACTGACATACGACGGCGCCTCACACGCCGTCAACGGCGAACAGCCCGACCGGATCGCGGCCGACGTGGCCGCTTTCCTGACGCCGCCCTGA
- a CDS encoding sensor histidine kinase, whose product MRQRLTLLVGGTTLLVLLAFLIPMAVLVRQVAADRALSRADDVVQTIVPLVGSGDVTVLRLTVTAQPVPVTVFLPDGTVLGAPAAPTPAVRLAAARGQALTVVTDGGQELAVPVIGANGTTVVRTLVTDAEINRGVSRAWLTLAALGLALVLLGLFVADRLARAITKPITELSEVSHRLAGADLAARAAPAGPPELREVAGALNHLAGRIQELLAAEREQIADLSHRLRTPLTALRLEAESLRDPDESARVAAAADQLARAVTAVIQQARRRDTTTPAVPAGCDAAAVVRDRVAFWAVLAEDTGREIHRSVPDAPLPVAVAADDLAAALDALLGNVFAHTPDGTALSVTLAALPGDAARPGAVLPGAALPGAARPGAVLPGAALPGAALPGAVLTVADEGPGFPASAARRGASGGDSTGLGLDIARKVASAFEISAGPSGGAVVRLELPSQYA is encoded by the coding sequence GTGAGACAGCGACTGACACTGCTGGTCGGCGGCACCACCCTGCTCGTGCTGCTGGCGTTCCTGATCCCGATGGCGGTGCTGGTCCGGCAGGTCGCCGCGGACCGGGCGCTGAGCCGCGCCGACGACGTCGTGCAGACCATCGTGCCGCTCGTCGGGTCCGGCGACGTGACTGTGCTGCGGCTGACGGTGACGGCTCAACCCGTACCGGTGACGGTCTTCCTCCCCGATGGAACCGTGCTCGGCGCGCCCGCCGCGCCCACCCCCGCGGTCCGCCTGGCCGCCGCCCGCGGCCAGGCGCTCACCGTGGTCACCGACGGTGGTCAGGAGCTGGCGGTGCCGGTGATCGGCGCGAACGGCACCACGGTCGTGCGCACGCTGGTCACCGACGCCGAGATCAACCGCGGGGTGAGCCGTGCCTGGCTCACCCTGGCCGCGCTCGGGCTGGCGCTGGTCCTGCTCGGCCTGTTCGTCGCCGACCGCCTGGCGCGCGCCATCACGAAGCCGATCACCGAGCTGTCCGAGGTCTCACACCGCCTCGCCGGCGCCGACCTGGCCGCCCGCGCCGCGCCCGCCGGGCCGCCTGAGCTGCGCGAAGTGGCCGGCGCCCTGAACCATCTGGCCGGCCGCATCCAGGAACTGCTGGCCGCCGAACGCGAACAGATCGCCGACCTCTCGCACCGGCTGCGCACCCCGCTGACCGCGCTGCGCCTGGAAGCGGAATCGCTGCGCGATCCGGACGAATCGGCCCGGGTGGCCGCGGCCGCCGACCAGCTGGCCCGCGCGGTCACCGCGGTCATCCAGCAGGCTCGCCGCCGGGATACGACGACGCCGGCGGTCCCGGCCGGATGCGACGCGGCGGCCGTGGTCCGGGACCGGGTGGCGTTCTGGGCGGTCCTCGCCGAGGACACCGGCCGCGAGATCCACCGCAGCGTCCCGGATGCTCCGCTGCCGGTCGCGGTCGCTGCCGACGACCTCGCGGCCGCGCTGGACGCTCTGCTCGGCAACGTCTTCGCCCATACTCCGGACGGCACGGCGCTTTCGGTCACGCTCGCCGCGCTTCCCGGCGACGCCGCCCGGCCCGGTGCCGTCCTGCCCGGCGCCGCCCTGCCCGGCGCCGCCCGGCCCGGCGCCGTCCTGCCTGGCGCTGCTCTGCCCGGCGCCGCCCTGCCCGGCGCCGTCCTCACTGTCGCTGATGAGGGGCCCGGATTTCCGGCCTCGGCAGCTCGCCGCGGCGCCTCCGGCGGCGACTCGACCGGCCTCGGCCTCGACATCGCCCGCAAGGTCGCTTCCGCTTTCGAGATCAGCGCGGGCCCGTCCGGCGGTGCGGTGGTCCGGCTTGAACTGCCTTCCCAGTACGCGTGA
- a CDS encoding response regulator transcription factor, which produces MARLLLIEDDPAIRNTLLRALRERGHAVAAAGAAMEGLQTALAERPDLIVLDLGLPDLDGRELLRMLRAVSRVPVIVATARDEETEMVRLLDAGADDYVVKPFTAAQLDARIRAVLRRGADTETTADLTIGGLRIDAAARTVTLDGAEVELSPREFDLLHHLAQRAGQVVTKRELLSEVWQVPYGGADKTVDVHLSWLRRKLGETAQEPRYLHTVRGVGVRLSEPA; this is translated from the coding sequence GTGGCGCGACTGCTGTTGATCGAGGACGACCCGGCGATCCGGAACACCCTGCTGCGGGCTCTGCGCGAACGCGGGCACGCGGTGGCCGCGGCCGGCGCGGCGATGGAGGGCCTGCAGACCGCTCTCGCCGAACGCCCCGACCTGATCGTCCTGGACCTGGGCCTGCCCGACCTGGACGGTCGCGAGCTGTTGCGGATGCTGCGCGCGGTCAGCCGAGTGCCGGTGATCGTGGCGACCGCCCGCGACGAGGAGACCGAGATGGTCCGGCTGCTCGACGCCGGCGCCGACGACTACGTGGTGAAACCGTTCACCGCCGCTCAACTCGACGCCCGGATCCGCGCGGTGCTGCGCCGCGGCGCCGACACCGAGACCACGGCGGACCTCACGATCGGCGGGCTGCGCATCGACGCCGCGGCCCGCACGGTCACGCTGGACGGCGCCGAGGTCGAGCTGAGCCCCCGCGAGTTCGACCTGCTGCACCACCTGGCCCAGCGCGCCGGGCAGGTGGTGACGAAACGGGAACTGCTCAGCGAGGTGTGGCAGGTCCCGTACGGCGGCGCCGACAAGACCGTCGACGTGCACCTGTCCTGGCTGCGCCGCAAACTCGGCGAGACCGCGCAGGAGCCGCGCTACCTGCACACCGTCCGAGGTGTCGGGGTCCGGCTGAGCGAGCCGGCGTGA
- a CDS encoding glycoside hydrolase family 26 protein, protein MKIPRPPLVIGAALALGAAAMIQFAPSASAFPATNKTTVLNYLRSISGTSIVSGQHNKEPAGAPGAYTAQVNAVTGQWPGLWGGEMMFRATDQANRQRVVDQAKQEWANGSLVALTWHACTPTGPATCEFDGGVKTRITDAQFQQIVTGGTALNTTWRSRMAAVVPYLRQLRDAGIPVLWRPFHEMNETWNWWGGRPGANGGAKIYQQMKDYFDSQGLTNLIWVWNVQDNPSGGWSSYYPGANYADVVSLDVWYKNHPSSGDYQQMQSIAAGKPIAIAEMGKVPNASLLTSQPRWAYFMVWSEQLRGSNSNAEIQAAYFHPRVLNQGEVRF, encoded by the coding sequence GTGAAGATCCCCCGTCCCCCGCTGGTCATCGGGGCGGCACTGGCGCTCGGCGCCGCCGCGATGATCCAGTTCGCTCCCTCCGCATCCGCCTTCCCCGCGACGAACAAGACGACCGTGCTGAACTATCTGCGGTCGATCAGCGGCACGTCGATCGTGTCGGGGCAGCACAACAAGGAACCGGCCGGCGCTCCCGGCGCGTACACCGCCCAGGTCAACGCGGTCACCGGGCAGTGGCCCGGCCTGTGGGGCGGCGAGATGATGTTCCGCGCCACCGACCAGGCCAACCGGCAGCGGGTCGTCGACCAGGCCAAGCAGGAATGGGCCAACGGCTCGCTGGTCGCCCTGACCTGGCACGCCTGCACCCCGACCGGGCCGGCCACTTGCGAGTTCGACGGCGGCGTCAAGACCCGGATCACCGACGCCCAGTTCCAGCAGATCGTCACCGGCGGCACCGCGCTGAACACCACGTGGCGCAGCCGGATGGCGGCGGTCGTGCCCTACCTGCGGCAGCTGCGTGACGCCGGGATCCCGGTGCTGTGGCGGCCTTTCCACGAGATGAACGAGACCTGGAACTGGTGGGGCGGCCGGCCCGGCGCCAACGGCGGCGCCAAGATCTACCAGCAGATGAAGGACTACTTCGACAGCCAGGGTTTGACCAACCTGATCTGGGTGTGGAACGTCCAGGACAACCCGTCCGGCGGCTGGTCGTCGTACTACCCGGGCGCGAACTACGCCGACGTCGTATCCCTCGACGTCTGGTACAAGAACCACCCGTCGTCCGGTGACTACCAGCAGATGCAGTCGATCGCGGCCGGCAAGCCGATCGCGATCGCCGAGATGGGCAAGGTGCCGAACGCCTCGCTGCTCACGTCGCAGCCGCGGTGGGCGTACTTCATGGTGTGGTCCGAGCAACTGCGCGGCAGCAACAGCAACGCCGAGATCCAGGCGGCGTACTTCCACCCGCGCGTGCTCAACCAGGGCGAAGTGCGGTTCTGA
- a CDS encoding cellulase family glycosylhydrolase — translation MIRRLIGGALAALLLTTMAGTPASATGSSRFVTRDGSALKLDGKPFRFAGTNIYWLGLDENVGGIDYPTRFRIRDALDTARAMGLTVVRSHMLASSGHPLTILPSTTGPLNEEAFRTVDYAIAYAGKLGIKLVLPLTDNWAYYHGGHADFTKPYGLPDEAFYTDPRVIADYQRYVRAVMKRVNPLTGKRYTDDPTIMAWELGNELEGMTPEWIDTNASLFKSWAPRQLIAAGRRFDIDPDTLGASAVDIVDVHYYPPTAAKVAADAATVAAAGKVYIAGEYASTAAGAELLDPLVPNKQVNGMMSWSLFGHADDHGFVQHDDGFTFHYPGDDPRMTAAVQAQVGYARALGAKPQQASTPPLITGVAKRAGLNVVQWRGAAGATGYRVQKARTPLGPWTAAHTGLLTGNQTPWTDSATRGDTWYRVVTADGRKSLPRPTHGATDSAPVTGPPAAPALTSPPADGPWTFTWSAAAGAGLYDLTVSRNADLSDPILTATGLIGTSHTPVTALEPGTTYHWRVTAINGKGSTPSAVAAFTTRALPTEPVVLDDFESYPGSPELTAAYVRNPGGGAVTLTLVPGQAQGQSMQLDADPSGPGYAGVTRTFPAKDLWGQKGLRLNLQRPSGTTTVSIQFVAGGAYWEHTLPNDASGTVTIPFDAFRQPPWAPSGPLDLRAVTQLSFYTGGSEPARLVVDDVIAYP, via the coding sequence ATGATCCGCAGACTGATCGGCGGCGCGCTGGCCGCGCTCCTGCTGACCACGATGGCCGGCACCCCTGCCTCCGCAACCGGCTCGTCCCGGTTCGTCACCCGGGACGGCAGCGCGCTGAAGCTGGACGGCAAGCCGTTCCGGTTCGCCGGGACCAACATCTACTGGCTCGGCCTCGACGAGAACGTCGGCGGCATCGACTATCCCACCCGGTTCCGGATCCGCGACGCCCTCGACACCGCGCGGGCCATGGGCCTGACCGTGGTCCGCTCGCACATGCTGGCGTCGTCCGGGCATCCGTTGACGATCCTGCCGTCCACCACCGGGCCGCTCAACGAGGAAGCGTTCCGGACCGTCGACTATGCCATCGCGTATGCCGGGAAGCTGGGCATCAAACTGGTCCTGCCCCTCACTGACAACTGGGCGTACTACCACGGCGGGCACGCCGACTTCACCAAGCCGTACGGGCTGCCGGACGAGGCGTTCTATACCGATCCGCGGGTCATCGCCGATTACCAGCGCTACGTCCGGGCCGTCATGAAGCGGGTCAACCCGCTCACCGGCAAGCGTTACACCGACGACCCGACGATCATGGCGTGGGAACTCGGCAACGAGCTCGAAGGCATGACGCCTGAGTGGATCGACACGAACGCGTCGTTGTTCAAGTCGTGGGCGCCGCGGCAGCTGATCGCCGCGGGCCGGCGCTTCGACATCGACCCGGACACCCTCGGGGCCTCCGCGGTCGACATCGTGGACGTGCACTACTACCCGCCGACCGCGGCCAAGGTCGCCGCGGACGCTGCCACGGTCGCGGCAGCCGGCAAGGTGTACATCGCCGGCGAGTACGCGTCGACTGCGGCCGGCGCCGAGCTGCTCGACCCGCTCGTGCCGAACAAGCAGGTCAACGGCATGATGTCGTGGTCGCTGTTCGGGCACGCCGACGACCACGGGTTCGTGCAGCACGACGACGGGTTCACCTTCCACTACCCCGGCGACGATCCGCGGATGACCGCGGCGGTGCAGGCCCAGGTCGGGTACGCCCGCGCCCTCGGCGCCAAGCCGCAGCAGGCCTCGACTCCACCGCTGATCACCGGGGTCGCCAAGCGGGCCGGTCTCAACGTCGTGCAGTGGCGGGGTGCCGCCGGGGCAACCGGCTACCGGGTCCAGAAAGCGCGCACCCCACTCGGGCCGTGGACCGCCGCGCACACCGGCCTGCTCACCGGCAACCAGACCCCGTGGACCGACTCCGCGACCCGCGGCGACACCTGGTATCGCGTCGTCACCGCGGACGGCCGCAAGTCGCTGCCTCGCCCCACCCACGGCGCGACCGACTCGGCGCCCGTGACCGGACCACCGGCCGCGCCGGCCCTGACGTCCCCGCCCGCGGACGGGCCGTGGACGTTCACCTGGAGCGCCGCCGCCGGAGCCGGCCTCTACGACCTGACCGTTTCCCGCAACGCCGACCTCAGCGACCCGATTCTCACCGCCACCGGCCTCATCGGCACGAGCCACACCCCCGTCACCGCCCTGGAACCGGGCACCACCTACCACTGGCGGGTCACCGCCATCAACGGCAAGGGCAGCACGCCGTCGGCGGTCGCCGCCTTCACCACCCGGGCCCTGCCCACCGAGCCGGTCGTCCTCGACGACTTCGAGAGCTACCCCGGCTCCCCCGAACTGACCGCCGCGTACGTCCGCAACCCGGGCGGCGGAGCGGTCACGCTGACCCTGGTCCCCGGCCAGGCTCAGGGTCAGTCGATGCAGCTGGACGCCGACCCGAGCGGGCCGGGCTACGCCGGGGTCACCCGCACCTTCCCGGCGAAGGACCTGTGGGGCCAGAAGGGCCTGCGGCTCAACCTGCAACGGCCGTCCGGCACGACGACGGTCAGCATCCAGTTCGTGGCCGGCGGCGCCTACTGGGAGCACACCCTCCCGAATGACGCCTCCGGCACGGTCACCATCCCCTTTGACGCGTTCCGGCAGCCGCCGTGGGCTCCGTCCGGCCCACTCGATCTGCGTGCGGTCACCCAGCTCTCCTTCTACACCGGGGGCTCGGAACCCGCCCGGCTCGTCGTGGACGACGTCATCGCGTACCCCTAG
- a CDS encoding glycoside hydrolase family 2 protein — protein sequence MTHVEDLSGSWELHGDGVAAPATVPGCVHTDLLAAGRIPDPFQDDNELAVAWVGRQDWSYGREISWDGPHHERVDLVFEGLDTVARVELGGEVIGETRNMHRTYRFDVTDRIAGRTPLKVHFTSAYTEAERVKALVGPRPNAYPEPFQFIRKMACSFGWDWGPTLVTAGIWRPVRLEGWSTARLDVVRPLCTYAENAGRLDLTVEIERTRDRALKAQVRLDGREIAVLDLATDQTAVRAELAVPGVTPWSPRGYGDPALYELTVVLLDGDRELDRWERRTGFRSVHIDRTPDEAGTRFVIHVNGEPVLVKGVNWIPDDIFPSRMTRERYERRLREAADAGINLIRVWGGGIYEDRAFYEVCDELGLLVWQDFLFACACYPEEEPLYSEVVAEARDNVTRLSPHPSLITWNGNNENLWLRGAHGWADDPGGDLSWGEGFYLTTLPEIVAELDPTRPYQAGSPWSGSWEHEPNDPDHQTFHSWEVWNRQDYLHYRDSKPRFVAEFGWQAPPAWRTLRDAISDEPMLPDSPGVLHHQKAEDGNGKLARGLAPHFPEPSTTEAWHYLTQLNQVRAVRTGVEHWRSHWPHTAGTIVWQLNDLWPVTSWAAIDGAGRHKPLYFALREMYADRALTIQPRDGGLVVAVLNDHSSPWTGALRVERRDTAGVVKYSIIERVEVAPRSVQHILVPDGDLVVARLDDQQAFWFATDHSIDDPGLTVSADQVEGGLDVTVHAAGVARDVLLQPDRIHPEAVVDQGFFTLLPGESTVLHVRAPIELDPGSVKDPWVLTDLASVLRDGAGK from the coding sequence ATGACCCATGTGGAAGATCTGTCCGGCTCCTGGGAGCTGCACGGCGACGGTGTCGCCGCCCCCGCCACGGTGCCCGGCTGTGTGCACACCGATCTGCTCGCCGCCGGTCGCATCCCGGACCCGTTCCAGGACGACAACGAACTCGCGGTGGCGTGGGTGGGCCGGCAGGACTGGAGCTACGGCCGCGAGATCAGCTGGGACGGCCCGCACCACGAGCGTGTCGATCTGGTCTTCGAAGGACTGGACACGGTGGCCCGCGTCGAGTTGGGCGGCGAGGTGATCGGCGAGACCCGCAACATGCACCGGACCTACCGGTTCGACGTGACCGACCGGATTGCCGGCCGCACCCCGCTCAAGGTCCACTTCACCTCGGCGTACACCGAAGCCGAACGGGTGAAGGCGCTGGTCGGGCCGCGGCCCAACGCGTACCCGGAGCCGTTTCAGTTCATCCGGAAGATGGCGTGCAGCTTCGGGTGGGACTGGGGACCGACACTGGTGACGGCCGGCATCTGGCGACCGGTGCGCCTGGAGGGCTGGAGCACCGCCCGGCTCGACGTTGTGCGCCCGCTCTGCACGTACGCCGAAAACGCCGGAAGGCTGGACCTGACCGTCGAGATCGAGCGCACCCGGGACCGCGCGCTGAAAGCGCAGGTCCGGTTGGACGGCCGCGAGATCGCCGTGCTGGATCTCGCGACGGACCAGACCGCGGTTCGCGCCGAGCTCGCCGTGCCCGGCGTGACCCCGTGGTCGCCGCGCGGCTACGGCGACCCGGCGCTGTACGAGCTGACCGTGGTGCTGCTCGACGGCGACCGGGAGCTGGACCGCTGGGAGCGGCGGACCGGTTTCCGCAGCGTGCACATCGACCGCACCCCGGACGAGGCCGGCACCCGCTTCGTCATCCATGTGAACGGCGAGCCGGTCCTGGTCAAGGGCGTCAACTGGATCCCGGACGACATCTTCCCGTCCCGGATGACCCGGGAACGCTACGAGCGGCGGCTGCGGGAGGCCGCCGACGCCGGGATCAACCTTATCCGGGTGTGGGGCGGCGGCATCTACGAGGATCGCGCCTTCTACGAGGTCTGCGACGAGCTCGGTCTGCTGGTGTGGCAGGACTTCCTGTTCGCGTGCGCGTGCTACCCGGAGGAGGAGCCGCTGTACTCGGAGGTGGTCGCCGAGGCCCGGGACAACGTGACCCGGCTGTCGCCGCACCCGAGCCTGATCACCTGGAACGGCAACAACGAGAACCTGTGGCTGCGCGGCGCGCACGGCTGGGCCGACGATCCCGGTGGCGACCTCAGCTGGGGCGAGGGGTTCTATTTGACGACCCTGCCGGAGATCGTGGCGGAGCTCGACCCGACCCGGCCCTATCAGGCGGGCAGCCCCTGGTCGGGGTCGTGGGAGCACGAGCCGAACGATCCGGACCACCAGACGTTTCACTCGTGGGAGGTGTGGAACCGGCAGGACTACCTGCACTATCGCGACTCGAAGCCGCGGTTCGTCGCCGAGTTCGGCTGGCAGGCGCCGCCGGCGTGGCGCACGCTGCGTGACGCGATCAGCGACGAGCCGATGCTGCCGGACTCGCCCGGCGTGCTGCACCACCAGAAGGCCGAGGACGGCAACGGCAAGCTGGCCCGCGGGCTCGCGCCGCACTTCCCCGAGCCGTCCACCACCGAGGCCTGGCACTATCTGACCCAGCTCAACCAGGTGCGCGCGGTGCGTACCGGGGTGGAGCACTGGCGCTCGCACTGGCCGCACACCGCCGGCACCATCGTCTGGCAGCTCAACGACCTCTGGCCGGTCACGTCCTGGGCTGCGATCGACGGCGCCGGGCGGCACAAGCCGCTCTATTTCGCACTGCGGGAGATGTACGCGGACCGCGCGCTGACCATTCAACCGCGCGACGGCGGCCTGGTGGTGGCCGTGCTCAACGACCACTCTTCGCCGTGGACCGGAGCCCTGCGGGTCGAGCGGCGTGACACCGCGGGCGTCGTGAAGTACTCGATCATCGAACGGGTCGAGGTCGCGCCCCGCTCGGTCCAGCACATCCTGGTGCCGGACGGCGACCTGGTCGTGGCCCGCCTCGACGACCAGCAGGCCTTCTGGTTCGCCACCGATCACTCCATTGATGACCCCGGCCTGACCGTCTCCGCCGACCAGGTGGAAGGCGGCCTGGACGTCACCGTGCACGCCGCCGGAGTGGCCCGCGACGTGCTCCTGCAGCCCGACCGCATCCACCCGGAGGCGGTCGTCGACCAGGGCTTCTTCACGCTGCTGCCGGGCGAGTCGACGGTCCTGCACGTGCGAGCCCCGATCGAGCTGGACCCCGGCTCGGTCAAGGACCCCTGGGTGCTGACCGACCTGGCGTCGGTCCTGCGGGACGGAGCCGGGAAATGA